GCTGCCTTTCGACAAGGCAGCTTGAATATCATAATATTGTCCAAACTTTAGTAATGTTATAGGAATGTGTTTTTCCATCTTCCGATTCATTTCTGTAAACTGATAAACTTGTGGAATATCGCCGAACTTCTCAATCAATTGGTTCCGTATCGCATCCCATAATTCATCCGGTGGCATTGTTTCCGGATCTGTTATAAGTGTCCCGTTATCCTGTGTTTCCTCAAGTGATTCTTGGTTTTGCCACGGATCTGATCCGGCTGCAGACAGGTCAGACACACTCACTGTATCTTCTCGCCAATCATAATTCTCGGTTACCTCTGGAAGTCTTCTATGAGTAGGTTGCTTCTTTTCAAATGACCGTGTCTCAGAGGGTGTATCTGTGATCGTCTTTGCTACAGATTGTTCTTCAGGAGTGTGCTCCCTACTGTCGCCATGTTGCACCTCTGATGATTCACTTGAGCGTTGCTTCTCTGTTAGGACCCCAGGAAGGCTATTACTAAAATTTCTATTACCAATCTCCAAATAAACAGTCCATCCGACAATTAAAATTACAAAAATAACAATGATAAATAAAGGGGATATACGCATCTCGATCTCCTCATTCTTATTCATATATCTGTCGCTTTCCCGCGAAAGCAGATGCGTGAAACACGATTCAGGCAGGTCTCCTGACTTTCGATCCTTTAGCGTAGTTTTCAATTGTAATACATATACTATATCATGTTGCCCTATTTTATGCAAATATTTTTTTAACAGGACTTACGCAAATTGAGCAAAAAAGCGAAATATTTTACGAAAAAAGGTGTTATCTCAGGGATTTAACCCCCTAAATCCCCCTTATCAGGGGGACTTTAAGAGGAAGTGCGTAAGTCGTATTTAATAAAAAATTTGACAATGCAAAAGAGATGTGGTATTATTAATATCAAGCGTGGATACATCCCAAAAAATTTGGCAGTTACCACCCGTTGTTGAGAAGCGAAAAAAATGACATTTTTAGATTCACACTCCAGCTTGCATAGCATATCTAACCATTGGCATTGGTGGCGATCCAATGGAAACCTGTGGGGGAGTGTGCGTTCAAACGGATAACTGAAATAGATATTGAAAATCGTCATTTTTTATTTTTTAGTCCTGTTGAAGCCTTATGCACACCGATCCCGGCGGCATAAGGTTTTTTGTTTTAAAGAGGAGAACCCAAATGAAATTTTTATCGGAAATTAAGTATGATCGTGATGGTTTAGTCGCTGCAGTCATTCAAGATCACAGAAATAACGAAATCCTGATGGTAGGCTATATGAACGCAGAATCGATAAAGGAAACGCTGAATACAGGGCGCGTCTGCTTCTGGAGCCGTTCCCGCCAAAAGTTGTGGAGAAAGGGGGAGACTTCAGGGCATACGCAGACGGTTAAATCTATTGCCATAGATTGTGATGGTGATGCCTTGCTCATAAAGGTTGAGCAGAAAGTGGCGGCGTGCCATGTCGGTTATCGCTCCTGCTTCTTTCGAGAAGTTTCCCCCGATGGAGAGTCAACGCGTGTCGTAGGTGAAAAGATTTTCGAGGAAGATGCCGTCTATTAGACTCCGACATTTTGTCGGTTTTTGTATCCTTGCATCCGTTCGAGAATTGCTTGATTAAATTCATCTACAGTCTCGATTTTATAGGAAAGTCCCTAATTACCTATCAGGGATGGTCGGGTATTACGCACCTGACCGAACCGCAAGGAATAATTGAAAAATGTATTATCCTACATTGGAAGATTTTCGCGAGGCAGCGAAATCAGGAAACACAATACCGGTATACCGCTCGATTCTGGCAGATATGGAGACCCCGGTGTCTGCTTTTTACAAGTTGATGCCAGATAATTATGCGTTCTTACTTGAAAGCGTTGAAGGTGGTGAAAACCTTGCGCGTTACTCTTTTTTGGGGAGCCAACCCTCAGTGCTTTTCCATAGTAAAGGGCATCAGGTTACGATTGAGTATTTGGAAAAAGGCGAAACCGTCGTTCAGGCATATGAAGACCCCTTGAGTGCCCTTGAGGAGTTGATGCAGAACTACCGACCTGTTCACAACCAAGAGTTACCAAAATTCCACGGGGGTGCGGTCGGTTATATGAGTTATGACATGGTGCGCTTCGTCGAGGAATTACCAGATAATACCGAAGACGAACTGCAGCTTCCCGACTGCTTCTTCATGATTGCCGAAACGCTCTTGATATTCGATCATGTGAACCATCAGATCAAAGTTGTAGCGAACGCGCATATTGATGGAGACGTGGACGCGGCTTATGCGGGGGCTCTTGCGAAAATTGAGGCATTGGTCGAGAAACTGACAACTGCCTCCGAAGTGCATTTACGCAGCAAGAGTAGCGAACCTCAGGAGGGGTATGAAAAAATTATATCCGATCCAAAATCGAATTTTACGAAATCTGATTACGAAGCCGCGGTCAGACGCGCGAAAGAATACATAGCTGCAGGCGACATTATCCAAGTAGTGCCTTCGCAGCGATTCAGTTGTTCAGTGTCCGTACACTCATTTGAGATATATCGGGCATTGCGAATGATTAATCCATCACCGTATATGTATTTTCTGAAGTTCAATGATTTTGACATTGTCGGGGCATCGCCAGAAATGATGGTGCGCGTAGAAGATGGCATCGTCCAAACTGTTCCGATCGCAGGAACACGCCCGCGTGGCACAACTCCTGAAGAGGACGCGGAGTTAGAGCAGACACTTCTCTCCGATCCGAAGGAACGAGCGGAGCACGTTATGCTGGTTGATTTAGGACGGAACGACCTCGGTCGGGTCTGTGAA
Above is a window of Candidatus Poribacteria bacterium DNA encoding:
- the hisI gene encoding phosphoribosyl-AMP cyclohydrolase, with translation MKFLSEIKYDRDGLVAAVIQDHRNNEILMVGYMNAESIKETLNTGRVCFWSRSRQKLWRKGETSGHTQTVKSIAIDCDGDALLIKVEQKVAACHVGYRSCFFREVSPDGESTRVVGEKIFEEDAVY
- the trpE gene encoding anthranilate synthase component I, translated to MYYPTLEDFREAAKSGNTIPVYRSILADMETPVSAFYKLMPDNYAFLLESVEGGENLARYSFLGSQPSVLFHSKGHQVTIEYLEKGETVVQAYEDPLSALEELMQNYRPVHNQELPKFHGGAVGYMSYDMVRFVEELPDNTEDELQLPDCFFMIAETLLIFDHVNHQIKVVANAHIDGDVDAAYAGALAKIEALVEKLTTASEVHLRSKSSEPQEGYEKIISDPKSNFTKSDYEAAVRRAKEYIAAGDIIQVVPSQRFSCSVSVHSFEIYRALRMINPSPYMYFLKFNDFDIVGASPEMMVRVEDGIVQTVPIAGTRPRGTTPEEDAELEQTLLSDPKERAEHVMLVDLGRNDLGRVCEYHTVEVTDLMIVERFSHVMHIVSHVIGRLREEFTAFDVLRACLPAGTLSGAPKIRAMEIIDELEPTRRGTYGGTVGYFSFSGSADTAITIRTAVIKDNTAYVQAGGGVVADSVPETEYYETMSKARAMLSAIALAEQGFLL